One genomic window of Microbacterium testaceum StLB037 includes the following:
- a CDS encoding alpha-galactosidase — protein MTTTQPAATGAQPTLAWGNDRVTLTFDWDAESPVTCSAVTVAGRTVPVHRVPAVEVLTADAGHRPASGRLAHTEHGARLRYVDHREIDENGTRRLVIRERSGDLEVRLELTARDGVAAITSRVIASNLGDGRIVLRAVASWVAGFTARDHSGDALAGWERLTGTNDWLGEGRWTRTPLRGPDFVPLAEHLTGHNPRGALAAVSTGTWSTAHQLPTGILESREASLALAWQIEHNGAWRWEIGEDTAGGYLALSGPTDADSGWSRVLAPAESFESVPATLALGIDAVAAIGALTDHRRATRRAHRDNTAMPVIFNDYMNTLDGDPTAEKLLPLIRAAAGVGAEAFCIDAGWYDDSGYWWDSVGAWMPSTTRFPSGFGEVIDAIHAEGMIAGLWLEPEVVGIQSPIADALPAEAFLQRNGERVVEHDRFHLDLRHPAARAHLDAVVDRLVSEFGIGFFKIDYNINPGPGTDRDADSVGDGLLRHNRAHLDWLDGVLDRHPDLIVENCSSGAMRMDYAMLSRLAMQSTSDQQDFRKYPPIAASAPMSILPEQAASWAYPQPEMDAEESAFCLVTGLLGRFYVSGHLNRMGDEQRTRVATAIAVAKDLRGEIATAHPHWPLGLPRWDDAWVALGLRGTDSDLVSIWRRGGANATTLSFPHLVGHDVEVTPVFPLDLPAWHSDWDATTGTLHVRGTDTRLAARTLRLSYRLPEVDDDARTGSH, from the coding sequence ATGACGACGACGCAACCCGCAGCCACCGGCGCGCAGCCCACCCTGGCGTGGGGCAACGACCGGGTGACGCTGACGTTCGACTGGGATGCCGAGTCGCCCGTCACCTGCTCCGCCGTCACCGTCGCCGGCCGCACCGTGCCCGTGCACCGCGTCCCCGCCGTCGAGGTCCTCACCGCAGATGCCGGCCACCGCCCCGCCTCCGGGCGCCTCGCCCACACCGAGCACGGCGCGCGGCTCCGATATGTCGACCACCGCGAGATCGACGAGAACGGCACCCGCCGGCTCGTGATCCGGGAACGCTCGGGCGACCTCGAGGTGCGCCTCGAGCTGACCGCGCGCGACGGGGTCGCCGCCATCACCAGCCGCGTGATCGCGAGCAACCTCGGCGACGGACGCATCGTGCTCCGCGCCGTCGCGTCGTGGGTGGCCGGATTCACCGCCCGTGATCACTCCGGCGACGCCCTCGCCGGATGGGAGCGCCTCACGGGCACCAACGACTGGCTCGGCGAGGGTCGGTGGACGCGCACTCCCCTGCGCGGTCCCGACTTCGTTCCCCTCGCCGAGCACCTCACCGGACACAACCCGCGCGGAGCGCTGGCCGCCGTCTCCACGGGGACGTGGTCGACCGCGCACCAGCTGCCGACCGGCATCCTGGAATCCCGTGAGGCATCCCTCGCCCTCGCCTGGCAGATCGAGCACAACGGCGCGTGGCGGTGGGAGATCGGCGAGGACACCGCGGGCGGCTACCTCGCGCTGTCCGGCCCCACCGACGCCGACTCCGGGTGGAGTCGCGTCCTCGCCCCGGCCGAGAGCTTCGAGAGCGTCCCCGCGACGCTCGCCCTCGGCATCGATGCCGTGGCCGCGATCGGGGCCCTGACCGACCACCGTCGGGCCACGCGCCGGGCGCACCGTGACAACACCGCGATGCCGGTGATCTTCAACGACTACATGAACACCCTCGACGGCGACCCCACCGCCGAGAAGCTCCTCCCCCTCATCCGCGCCGCGGCCGGAGTGGGCGCCGAGGCGTTCTGCATCGACGCCGGCTGGTATGACGACTCGGGCTACTGGTGGGACTCGGTGGGGGCCTGGATGCCGTCGACCACCCGCTTCCCGAGCGGATTCGGCGAGGTGATCGACGCGATCCACGCCGAGGGGATGATCGCCGGACTCTGGTTGGAGCCCGAGGTGGTCGGCATCCAGAGTCCGATCGCCGATGCTCTTCCCGCGGAGGCGTTCCTCCAGCGCAACGGGGAGCGCGTGGTGGAGCACGACCGGTTCCATCTCGATCTGCGTCACCCGGCCGCGCGCGCGCACCTCGACGCCGTCGTCGACCGCCTGGTGTCCGAGTTCGGGATCGGCTTCTTCAAGATCGACTACAACATCAACCCCGGACCCGGCACCGACCGCGACGCCGACAGCGTCGGCGACGGCCTGCTCCGCCACAACCGCGCGCACCTGGACTGGCTCGACGGCGTGCTGGATCGGCATCCGGATCTCATCGTCGAGAACTGCAGCTCCGGCGCGATGCGTATGGACTACGCGATGCTCTCGCGCCTGGCGATGCAGTCGACCTCGGACCAGCAGGACTTCCGCAAGTACCCGCCGATCGCGGCGAGCGCGCCGATGTCGATCCTCCCCGAGCAGGCCGCGAGCTGGGCCTACCCCCAGCCCGAGATGGATGCCGAGGAGTCGGCGTTCTGTCTGGTCACGGGCCTGCTGGGTCGCTTCTACGTGTCGGGGCACCTCAACCGCATGGGCGACGAGCAGCGCACGCGCGTCGCCACCGCGATCGCTGTCGCGAAGGACCTGCGCGGCGAGATCGCGACCGCGCACCCGCACTGGCCGCTCGGTCTCCCCCGCTGGGACGACGCGTGGGTCGCGCTGGGTCTGCGCGGCACCGACAGCGACCTCGTCTCGATCTGGCGGCGAGGCGGCGCGAACGCGACCACCCTGTCGTTCCCCCACCTCGTCGGTCACGACGTCGAGGTGACCCCGGTCTTCCCCCTGGACCTCCCCGCCTGGCACTCCGACTGGGATGCCACGACGGGAACCCTCCACGTGCGCGGCACCGATACCCGTCTCGCCGCGCGCACCCTGCGTCTGTCATATCGACTCCCCGAGGTCGACGACGACGCCCGCACCGGATCACACTGA
- a CDS encoding ABC transporter substrate-binding protein: MKKRFFAATAVTAVAALALAGCSDPGAGGGNAAPADWPAQDTKLDGTTLTIWAAQNSNKIPESVVKGFEAATGATVDVVTIPDPYEQSVQTKVATGDKPDLAFWQPTASQLTALNASTNLQSLDGAPFIDAYTPELKDITGILNGTRYAALITTPAVEGVYYNKEVFAKAGITKTPGNWDEFLADARQLKAAGVTPFFDFGGGTPWASQWWVSVQLADAAKDGLWERVNKNEEKFTDPTIQGAIDTYQGLIQEGLFNANLKTAKFEDQGPALLSGEAAMAVQVNSFFGQLQSLADTAELNEKIGFFPISPSGNVGTFIPDQSNALVTFKTGDAKREAAARQLLSYWLGDGYSDFVQAQKTVSLQSSVASSSDVPEALLDVSSSLGDSVGSMQALAVANPDLYLNLGDMIQGTKTPTEVADATQKQFAELAKAIGAPGF, encoded by the coding sequence ATGAAGAAGCGGTTCTTCGCCGCGACGGCCGTCACCGCCGTCGCAGCACTCGCCCTGGCCGGCTGCTCGGACCCCGGCGCCGGCGGTGGCAACGCGGCCCCCGCCGACTGGCCCGCGCAGGACACCAAGCTCGACGGCACCACCCTCACGATCTGGGCGGCGCAGAACTCGAACAAGATCCCCGAGAGCGTCGTGAAGGGCTTCGAGGCGGCGACCGGCGCCACGGTCGACGTCGTGACGATCCCCGACCCGTACGAGCAGAGCGTGCAGACCAAGGTGGCGACGGGCGACAAGCCCGACCTGGCGTTCTGGCAGCCCACGGCCTCGCAGCTGACGGCGCTCAACGCGTCGACGAACCTCCAGTCGCTGGACGGCGCCCCCTTCATCGACGCCTACACGCCCGAGCTGAAGGACATCACCGGCATCCTGAACGGCACGCGCTACGCCGCCCTCATCACGACCCCGGCGGTCGAGGGCGTCTATTACAACAAAGAGGTGTTCGCGAAGGCGGGCATCACGAAGACGCCCGGCAACTGGGACGAGTTCCTCGCCGACGCGCGCCAGCTCAAGGCCGCCGGTGTGACCCCGTTCTTCGACTTCGGCGGCGGGACCCCGTGGGCCAGCCAGTGGTGGGTCTCGGTCCAGCTGGCGGACGCCGCCAAGGACGGCCTGTGGGAGCGCGTCAACAAGAACGAGGAGAAGTTCACCGACCCGACCATCCAGGGCGCGATCGACACCTATCAGGGCCTCATCCAGGAGGGCCTGTTCAACGCCAACCTGAAGACGGCGAAGTTCGAGGACCAGGGCCCCGCACTGCTCTCGGGCGAGGCCGCCATGGCCGTGCAGGTGAACTCGTTCTTCGGGCAGCTGCAGTCCCTCGCCGACACGGCGGAGCTCAACGAGAAGATCGGCTTCTTCCCGATCTCGCCCTCGGGCAACGTCGGCACCTTCATCCCCGACCAGTCGAACGCCCTCGTGACCTTCAAGACGGGGGATGCCAAGCGCGAGGCCGCGGCGCGTCAGCTGCTGTCGTACTGGCTCGGCGACGGCTACAGCGACTTCGTGCAGGCGCAGAAGACGGTGTCGCTGCAGTCCTCGGTGGCCTCGTCGTCGGATGTCCCGGAGGCGCTGCTGGACGTCAGCTCGTCCCTCGGCGACTCGGTCGGTTCGATGCAGGCCCTCGCGGTCGCGAACCCCGACCTGTACCTGAACCTCGGTGACATGATCCAGGGCACCAAGACGCCCACGGAGGTCGCCGACGCCACGCAGAAGCAGTTCGCCGAGCTGGCCAAGGCCATCGGGGCCCCCGGCTTCTGA
- a CDS encoding carbohydrate ABC transporter permease, which yields MTSTLERPRAVTPPPRSARPAPRGRHAKDHPLWFLIPALAVLVVFFAVPTVFNFVYAFTNWSSFKSSIDFIGTDNFASLFSNGSLVNALTVTLIYAVLVAIFQNLFGLALALLLERDTRTNRALRVAFFVPVIMSALAVGYIFQAMLKPDGALNDILSAVTGQSVDIAWLGSTTWTIVVVALIHAWKWMGLSMLIYLAGLKTINDDILEAARLDGAGWWTTFRAIRFPLLAPAVTFNVATALLGSMNGFDIVQATTAGGPGGTTELLNIFIFRTFGQGLFAQATTMSLVLFLVVAILAFPVIRFLRKREDVL from the coding sequence ATGACATCGACCCTCGAGCGTCCCCGCGCGGTGACGCCGCCGCCGCGTTCCGCGCGACCCGCCCCCCGCGGTCGGCACGCGAAGGACCATCCCCTGTGGTTCCTCATCCCCGCGCTGGCGGTGCTGGTGGTGTTCTTCGCCGTCCCCACCGTCTTCAACTTCGTCTACGCGTTCACGAACTGGTCGAGCTTCAAGAGCTCGATCGACTTCATCGGCACCGACAACTTCGCGTCGCTGTTCTCCAACGGCTCGCTCGTGAACGCCCTCACCGTGACGCTGATCTACGCCGTCCTGGTGGCGATCTTCCAGAACCTCTTCGGTCTCGCGCTCGCTCTCCTGCTCGAGCGCGACACCCGCACGAACCGCGCGCTGCGCGTGGCGTTCTTCGTGCCCGTGATCATGTCCGCCCTCGCTGTCGGCTACATCTTCCAGGCGATGCTCAAGCCCGATGGGGCGCTCAACGACATCCTGAGCGCCGTGACCGGGCAGAGCGTCGACATCGCCTGGCTCGGCAGCACCACGTGGACGATCGTGGTGGTCGCCCTGATCCACGCGTGGAAGTGGATGGGGCTGTCGATGCTCATCTACCTCGCCGGGCTGAAGACCATCAACGACGACATCCTCGAGGCCGCCAGGCTCGACGGTGCCGGATGGTGGACCACGTTCCGTGCGATCCGGTTCCCGTTGCTCGCCCCCGCCGTCACCTTCAATGTCGCGACCGCTCTCCTGGGGTCGATGAACGGCTTCGACATCGTGCAGGCCACCACCGCCGGCGGACCCGGCGGCACCACCGAACTGCTCAACATCTTCATCTTCCGAACCTTCGGACAGGGCCTGTTCGCCCAGGCCACGACGATGAGCCTCGTGCTGTTCCTCGTGGTCGCGATCCTGGCCTTCCCCGTGATCCGTTTTCTGCGCAAGCGGGAGGACGTGCTGTGA
- a CDS encoding carbohydrate ABC transporter permease — protein MTETMTLTTGRARRIPRRRSPLGRFVQPVAAILVAVVLLGIPFLLTVLTASKTQAEAFVPSLALPSEWHLLDNFATVIGDGRMIAAFGGSVLVMVPAVLGVLILGSMAAWILGRRRSRGLAFVYAVAISGIVLPPAVVTIVLLLRQLGLAGTPVGMIGVYMGMYMSTVIFFVTGFVRTIPVELEEAARVDGASPVRVFVKIILPLLMPVLATATILICLYIWNDVFYALFVVGGRLDTLPLNLYQVASAGLYLQNWHLIFAYIILMSLPLLITFMVAQRKIISGITSGAVK, from the coding sequence GTGACCGAGACCATGACTCTGACCACCGGCCGCGCCCGGCGGATCCCCCGGCGGCGGTCGCCGCTCGGCCGCTTCGTGCAGCCGGTGGCGGCGATCCTCGTCGCGGTGGTGCTCCTCGGCATCCCGTTCCTGCTCACCGTGCTCACCGCGTCCAAGACGCAGGCGGAGGCGTTCGTCCCCTCGCTCGCCCTCCCGTCGGAGTGGCACCTGCTCGACAACTTCGCCACCGTGATCGGAGACGGACGCATGATCGCCGCCTTCGGCGGAAGCGTCCTGGTGATGGTGCCCGCGGTCCTCGGCGTGCTGATCCTCGGATCGATGGCGGCGTGGATCCTCGGGCGCCGACGCTCTCGCGGCCTCGCCTTCGTCTACGCCGTCGCGATCAGCGGCATCGTGCTGCCCCCGGCCGTCGTCACGATCGTGCTGCTGCTGCGTCAGCTGGGATTGGCCGGCACGCCCGTCGGAATGATCGGGGTGTACATGGGGATGTACATGTCAACCGTGATCTTCTTCGTCACGGGCTTCGTCCGCACCATCCCCGTCGAACTGGAGGAGGCGGCCCGCGTGGACGGGGCCTCGCCGGTCCGGGTGTTCGTGAAGATCATCCTGCCGCTGCTCATGCCGGTGCTCGCGACCGCGACCATCCTCATCTGCCTATACATCTGGAACGACGTCTTCTACGCGCTGTTCGTCGTCGGGGGTCGGCTCGACACCCTTCCGCTGAACCTGTACCAGGTGGCGAGCGCCGGTCTGTACCTTCAGAATTGGCATCTGATCTTCGCGTACATCATCCTGATGAGCCTCCCCCTGCTGATCACGTTCATGGTGGCGCAGCGCAAGATCATCTCGGGCATCACCAGCGGCGCCGTCAAATGA
- a CDS encoding LacI family DNA-binding transcriptional regulator: protein MDPSRTKPATIADVAARAGVSVPTVSRVLTGAAKVSPAKREAVEEAIAALGFRPSAAARVLASRKAQVIAVIAGDTSQYGYAETIRGIEEAARAGDYTVMITVVESTDDDEIDRAIAATLAQPLAGVCVLKFDPPGVAALHRIPPSLPVVALSGVREPGLRQAVLDESRAAEELTDHLLDLGHATVHHVRVPPSRREDGRTTGWRRALKRRGALVPPLSDASWDPRSGIEIGRRLADDPTVTAVFCGNDEIAMGVIRGIVASGRRVPDDISVAGFDDHPLASLWTPPLTTVDQDFAGLGRRGLQLLLNEIAGETGRRFSSERPQLVVRESTAPPPADAAIRRIV, encoded by the coding sequence ATGGACCCCTCCCGCACCAAACCGGCAACCATCGCCGACGTGGCGGCGCGCGCCGGCGTATCGGTGCCGACGGTGTCGCGCGTGCTGACCGGTGCCGCGAAGGTGAGCCCCGCCAAGCGCGAGGCCGTCGAGGAGGCCATCGCGGCGCTGGGTTTCCGGCCGAGCGCCGCAGCCCGTGTGCTGGCGTCCCGCAAGGCACAGGTGATCGCCGTGATCGCGGGGGACACGTCGCAATACGGCTACGCCGAGACGATCCGCGGGATCGAGGAGGCCGCGCGTGCTGGGGACTACACGGTGATGATCACCGTGGTCGAGAGCACGGACGACGACGAGATCGACCGCGCGATCGCGGCGACGCTGGCTCAGCCGCTGGCCGGGGTGTGCGTGCTGAAGTTCGACCCTCCCGGTGTCGCCGCTCTCCACCGCATCCCGCCCTCGCTGCCGGTGGTGGCCCTCTCGGGCGTCCGCGAGCCCGGTCTGCGCCAGGCGGTGCTCGACGAATCCCGTGCCGCGGAAGAGCTCACCGATCACCTGCTGGATCTCGGCCACGCGACCGTGCATCACGTGCGAGTCCCGCCGTCGCGCCGCGAGGACGGCCGAACGACCGGATGGCGCCGGGCGCTGAAGCGACGCGGAGCCCTCGTCCCCCCGCTGAGCGACGCGTCGTGGGATCCGCGTTCCGGGATCGAGATCGGCCGGCGCCTCGCCGATGACCCCACCGTCACCGCGGTGTTCTGCGGCAACGACGAGATCGCGATGGGCGTGATCCGAGGGATCGTGGCATCCGGTCGCCGTGTTCCCGACGACATCTCCGTCGCGGGGTTCGACGACCACCCGCTCGCCTCCCTCTGGACACCCCCGCTCACCACGGTCGATCAGGACTTCGCCGGGCTCGGTCGTCGCGGGCTCCAGCTGCTGCTGAACGAGATCGCCGGGGAGACGGGTCGCCGTTTCTCCTCGGAACGTCCGCAACTGGTCGTGCGCGAGAGCACCGCGCCGCCGCCCGCGGACGCGGCCATCCGACGCATCGTGTGA
- a CDS encoding neutral zinc metallopeptidase has product MTFNDNARVGGNSAKRRGGGTVAAVGGGAVGLGAVVVLLISLFTNTDLTGLIGGGAAPGPASGGEAIANCETGADANSDDSCRLAAASLNIDQFWQERLDGYREPQLIIVDQATGTSCGTASNATGPFYCPPDETVYVDPTFFAILREQYDTTAGPLAQLYVLAHEYGHHVQNLTGVMEQYPNNGTGPDSNGVRTELQADCFAGAWVTAAGEQVDEDGTPYLQPPTAQQISDALAAAAAVGDDHIQAESGRGINPESWTHGSSEQRQRWFDAGREGGVNACDTFAVAG; this is encoded by the coding sequence GTGACGTTCAACGACAACGCCCGGGTCGGGGGCAATTCAGCGAAGCGCCGGGGCGGCGGAACCGTCGCCGCGGTGGGCGGCGGAGCGGTCGGCCTCGGGGCTGTCGTCGTGCTGCTGATCTCCCTCTTCACCAACACCGATCTGACCGGGCTGATCGGGGGCGGAGCCGCCCCGGGACCGGCGAGCGGCGGAGAGGCGATCGCCAACTGCGAGACCGGGGCCGACGCGAACAGCGACGACTCGTGCCGGCTGGCGGCGGCATCCCTCAATATCGATCAGTTCTGGCAGGAACGCCTCGACGGCTACCGCGAACCGCAGTTGATCATCGTCGACCAGGCGACGGGCACCTCGTGCGGCACGGCCTCGAACGCGACGGGCCCGTTCTACTGCCCGCCCGATGAGACGGTCTACGTCGATCCCACGTTCTTCGCGATCCTCCGCGAGCAGTACGACACGACCGCGGGCCCGCTCGCGCAGCTCTACGTGCTCGCGCACGAGTACGGCCACCACGTGCAGAACCTCACCGGGGTCATGGAGCAGTACCCGAACAACGGCACCGGCCCCGACAGCAACGGCGTGCGTACGGAACTGCAGGCCGACTGCTTCGCCGGCGCGTGGGTCACCGCGGCCGGCGAGCAGGTCGACGAGGACGGGACGCCCTACCTCCAGCCGCCGACGGCGCAGCAGATCAGCGACGCCCTGGCGGCAGCGGCCGCGGTCGGGGACGACCACATCCAGGCCGAATCGGGTCGCGGCATCAACCCCGAGAGCTGGACGCACGGATCGAGCGAGCAGCGGCAGCGCTGGTTCGACGCCGGGCGCGAGGGCGGCGTGAATGCCTGCGACACGTTCGCCGTGGCGGGGTAG
- a CDS encoding copper resistance CopC family protein gives MRASNALARTAAIAAIALGVVLGGAQAASAHDSLESTSPSSGATVSSLSEVSLDFSANLLGYDGGNIVIVLGPDGRHYETDCVDLSGPTLTAPVALGAPGEYQVEWRAISSDGHPISGSFSFTSTAAGASAGAEQSPCAAAVSAGQAPSAAPDTAPSGGLSGLTLGLLVGGGVVVLVGVLVVIILRTRPREE, from the coding sequence GTGCGCGCGTCGAACGCCCTCGCGCGGACCGCGGCGATCGCGGCGATCGCGCTGGGCGTCGTGCTCGGCGGGGCCCAGGCCGCCTCGGCGCACGACAGCCTCGAGTCAACGTCGCCCTCCTCGGGCGCGACCGTCTCGTCGCTGTCGGAGGTGTCGCTCGACTTCAGCGCCAACCTGCTCGGGTACGACGGAGGCAACATCGTCATCGTGCTCGGGCCGGACGGACGCCACTACGAGACGGACTGCGTCGACCTGTCCGGGCCGACCCTGACCGCTCCTGTGGCGCTGGGCGCCCCCGGCGAATACCAGGTGGAGTGGCGGGCGATCTCGTCCGACGGGCACCCCATCTCGGGGTCGTTCTCGTTCACCTCGACGGCCGCCGGCGCGTCGGCGGGGGCCGAGCAGTCCCCGTGCGCGGCGGCGGTCAGCGCGGGGCAGGCGCCCTCTGCCGCGCCCGACACGGCTCCGAGCGGCGGCCTGTCGGGCCTCACGCTGGGGCTCCTCGTCGGCGGAGGCGTCGTGGTGCTCGTGGGCGTCCTGGTCGTCATCATCCTCCGGACGCGTCCGCGCGAGGAGTGA
- a CDS encoding YcnI family protein codes for MSRTPFLRRALVGLAAGAVLAIGVPLAASAHVTVNPNTATPGSYATVNFRVPTESETASTVKLEVTLPTDTPLSAVLVQPVPGWTATVEKGALPAPVQVEGNTISDAPLKIVWQADPGVGIGQDQFQIFSAVLGPVPDVGHLVLPAEQTYSDGSVVDWAATPDQVAADSSLEPAPVLYVNDTPPTGEHSHGAASAAPSSTEHDMDAMASGSSSDSSGAALGLSIAALVVGAIGAVLGALALARRPKRG; via the coding sequence ATGTCTCGTACCCCCTTCCTCCGCCGCGCCCTCGTGGGCCTCGCGGCGGGCGCCGTCCTCGCGATCGGCGTGCCGCTGGCGGCATCCGCTCACGTGACCGTCAACCCCAACACCGCCACCCCGGGCAGCTACGCCACGGTCAACTTCCGCGTTCCGACCGAGTCGGAGACGGCCTCCACGGTCAAGCTCGAGGTGACCCTCCCCACCGACACCCCACTCAGCGCCGTGCTCGTGCAGCCCGTTCCCGGCTGGACCGCGACCGTCGAGAAGGGCGCGCTCCCCGCGCCCGTCCAGGTGGAGGGCAACACCATCAGCGACGCTCCCCTGAAGATCGTGTGGCAGGCCGACCCGGGCGTGGGGATCGGTCAGGACCAGTTCCAGATCTTCTCCGCCGTGCTCGGACCGGTGCCGGACGTCGGCCACCTCGTCCTGCCCGCCGAGCAGACCTACTCCGACGGGTCCGTCGTCGATTGGGCGGCGACGCCCGACCAGGTCGCGGCCGACTCCTCGCTCGAGCCCGCCCCGGTGCTCTACGTCAACGACACCCCGCCGACCGGGGAGCACAGCCACGGCGCGGCCTCGGCGGCTCCGTCGTCGACGGAACACGACATGGATGCCATGGCATCCGGGTCCTCGTCGGACTCCTCGGGAGCCGCTCTCGGTCTGAGCATCGCCGCCCTCGTCGTGGGCGCGATCGGCGCCGTGCTCGGGGCCCTCGCTCTCGCCCGTCGCCCGAAGCGCGGCTGA
- a CDS encoding wax ester/triacylglycerol synthase domain-containing protein, with amino-acid sequence MGEPLSAADARILALESDVVRGHALKLLVLEPGEALDLETVRTNVAARLPAFPRGRHVVVDEDDGPAWIDGGEVDFAHHVRQRPAADPAALRATVGQLMSEPLDRARPLWTIDLIGPLADGREALAIRLHHAVADGLTAVRFLESVVLEPHDAPAHEVGIRDPDARPSRWSEWERMPLTLARELGHPGSHSPFDRPITAHRALAFVDVPLAEARAVGAARAEHATVNDVLLAVIAGALRRRLLHHGHVPRLNAQVPVSLHERGEDAAASGNRDSFVDVGLHLHEGDDARRLDLISADTRARKRGHDARALDELFHALAAAGPVGAALRGLADDPREFALAVSNVPGPRVAVSVGGRRVAHVYTSSEPGPRHALRVAAISNDRWLGIGFCVDPEAVPDVELLADAAHDAWEALRA; translated from the coding sequence ATGGGGGAGCCACTGTCGGCCGCGGATGCGCGCATCCTGGCGCTGGAGTCCGACGTCGTGCGCGGTCACGCGCTCAAGCTGCTCGTGCTTGAGCCGGGCGAGGCGCTGGATCTCGAGACCGTTCGGACGAACGTCGCCGCGCGGCTTCCGGCCTTCCCCCGCGGCCGGCACGTCGTGGTCGACGAGGACGACGGCCCCGCGTGGATCGACGGCGGCGAGGTCGATTTCGCCCACCACGTGCGTCAGCGCCCCGCCGCCGACCCCGCGGCGCTGCGCGCGACCGTGGGACAGCTCATGTCGGAGCCCCTCGACCGCGCTCGGCCGCTCTGGACGATCGACCTCATCGGCCCGCTCGCCGACGGGCGCGAGGCCCTCGCAATCCGCCTCCACCACGCGGTGGCCGACGGGCTCACGGCCGTCCGGTTCCTCGAGTCGGTCGTCCTCGAGCCGCACGACGCCCCCGCGCACGAGGTCGGCATCCGCGATCCGGACGCCCGGCCCTCCCGGTGGAGCGAATGGGAACGGATGCCACTGACCCTGGCCCGCGAGCTTGGTCACCCGGGCTCCCACTCGCCGTTCGACCGCCCGATCACGGCGCATCGCGCTCTCGCGTTCGTCGACGTCCCCCTCGCCGAAGCTCGCGCGGTCGGGGCAGCGCGCGCGGAGCACGCGACCGTCAACGACGTGCTCCTCGCCGTCATCGCGGGAGCCCTGCGGCGCCGTCTCCTGCACCACGGTCACGTGCCACGCCTGAACGCCCAGGTGCCGGTGAGCCTGCACGAACGCGGGGAGGACGCCGCGGCATCCGGAAACCGCGACTCGTTCGTCGACGTGGGACTGCACCTGCACGAGGGCGACGACGCGCGGCGGCTCGACCTCATCAGCGCCGACACCCGGGCCCGGAAACGCGGTCACGACGCCCGCGCTCTCGACGAGCTCTTCCATGCCCTCGCCGCGGCCGGTCCCGTCGGTGCCGCGCTCCGCGGTCTCGCGGACGATCCGCGCGAGTTCGCGCTCGCGGTATCGAACGTGCCCGGCCCGCGCGTGGCCGTATCGGTCGGAGGACGCCGCGTCGCACACGTCTACACCTCGTCGGAACCCGGTCCCCGTCACGCGCTGCGCGTCGCCGCGATCTCGAACGACCGCTGGCTCGGCATCGGCTTCTGCGTCGATCCCGAGGCGGTCCCCGACGTCGAGTTGCTCGCCGACGCCGCGCACGACGCGTGGGAGGCGCTGCGCGCGTGA
- a CDS encoding serine hydrolase domain-containing protein gives MTRPDALRDTIVRRVDETGFGAHGLHVRVGDGVAEHRWTPDVREEIHSVAKAVGVLAVGIAADEGVVSLDAPIGAARERDLTLRHLLTMTSGIDFPWSPTLMTDWPDLAAEFLSRPSRGRVFQYSNASTYTAMHVLSQRIGDVEEYLRPRLFAPLGLDDIAWARCPNGRVLGGEGLSLRTEEMARLGLLLRDRGVWRGQRLVSAGIVDAMHAGWVDTGSAGDGYRRYALAGWDGPGAAWRLHGADGQLIVFAGDAVVTISADDHSGADAIAAFVAEAATSR, from the coding sequence ATGACCCGCCCCGATGCCCTCCGCGACACCATCGTCCGCCGTGTGGACGAGACCGGCTTCGGCGCACACGGCCTGCACGTCCGCGTCGGCGACGGCGTCGCGGAGCACCGCTGGACGCCCGACGTGCGCGAAGAGATCCACTCGGTCGCCAAAGCCGTGGGCGTGCTGGCCGTCGGCATCGCGGCGGACGAAGGCGTGGTGTCGCTAGACGCGCCGATCGGGGCCGCGCGGGAACGGGATCTCACCCTTCGACACCTGCTCACGATGACCAGCGGCATCGACTTCCCGTGGTCACCGACTCTCATGACCGACTGGCCCGATCTCGCGGCCGAGTTCCTCTCGCGACCCTCCCGCGGACGCGTGTTCCAGTACTCCAACGCCAGCACATACACCGCGATGCACGTGCTCTCCCAGCGAATCGGCGACGTCGAGGAGTACCTCCGGCCGCGCCTCTTCGCTCCGCTCGGCCTCGACGACATCGCGTGGGCCCGCTGCCCGAACGGTCGCGTGCTCGGCGGCGAGGGCCTCTCGCTGCGCACCGAGGAGATGGCGCGTCTCGGCCTGCTCCTGCGCGACCGGGGCGTCTGGCGCGGGCAGCGTCTGGTCTCGGCCGGGATCGTGGATGCCATGCACGCGGGCTGGGTCGACACGGGCAGCGCCGGTGACGGGTATCGCCGGTACGCGCTGGCCGGGTGGGACGGGCCGGGGGCGGCGTGGCGACTGCACGGCGCGGACGGCCAGTTGATCGTGTTCGCGGGCGACGCGGTCGTGACCATCAGCGCCGACGACCACTCCGGCGCCGACGCGATCGCGGCGTTCGTCGCCGAGGCCGCGACCAGCCGCTGA